The following are encoded in a window of Magnolia sinica isolate HGM2019 chromosome 11, MsV1, whole genome shotgun sequence genomic DNA:
- the LOC131218707 gene encoding KH domain-containing protein HEN4-like isoform X1: MELPFLSSNPAKRPFEAHDSIPTPYAHSANGAFKRRPKPPPPPIVLSPGHAAFRLLCPISKIGGIIGKSGSVVNLIRNETGAKIRVEDPVPACDERVILVVGPTAKMTGAKAHPTDGDGTDGGEGGRDASPAQEALVRVFGRVLEVDAEMEVSAGGGAVSCRLLVPTGQVGPVMGKGGKVIEKIRKESGAKIRVLPREQLPACALPSDEVVQITGDAGAVKKALLAVSCCIQENSPTDRAQLVVSRPVAAPHGAFPDAQGEHHLHRGSLLPPTPGGYVDYAARGRPLPTPVDGLSMLDQKKAQQEVAFRFLCSNDKVGGVIGKGGTIVKALQNETGACISVGSSVAESEERVITVSAMEDPESRYSPAQNAVVRVFVRSVEAGMEKGLDSGLGKGAHISARLLVPSNQIGCLMGKGGTVIAEMRKVTGAGIRIIGGDQVPKCASENDEVVQINGDFGNVQDALFHVTGRLRDNVLPTKAMNGSGAGIYPSTIPETASYGRAREPTSPRLYPSLGFSNRLDYHTTLTHGIDHLGLSRNIDRPPSPKSWPSQAVGGLDPRSIPIPDIGRSLPSLRGGMELGSGSKSAIVMNTTMEIVVPEHVIGAVYGENGSNLSRIRQISGAKVIVHDPRPGTRDGMVIISGTPDQTQAAQSLLQAFILS; the protein is encoded by the exons ATGGAACTCCCGTTCCTGTCCTCCAACCCAGCCAAACGCCCTTTCGAGGCGCACGATAGCATCCCCACTCCCTACGCCCACAGCGCCAACGGCGCATTTAAGCGCCGGCCCAAACCTCCTCCTCCCCCCATCGTCCTCTCCCCGGGCCACGCTGCCTTCCGCCTCCTCTGCCCAATCTCCAAGATCGGCGGCATCATCGGCAAGTCCGGCAGCGTTGTCAATCTCATCCGCAATGAGACCGGCGCCAAGATCCGCGTCGAGGATCCCGTCCCTGCCTGTGATGAGCGCGTCATCCTCGTCGTGGGCCCCACCGCTAAGATGACAGGCGCAAAGGCCCACCCGACTGACGGTGATGGGACGGATGGAGGGGAGGGCGGGCGCGATGCGTCTCCAGCTCAGGAGGCTCTGGTTAGGGTTTTTGGCAGGGTTTTGGAGGTCGATGCGGAAATGGAGGTGTCCGCTGGTGGTGGGGCCGTTTCCTGCAGGCTGCTGGTGCCAACGGGGCAGGTGGGGCCGGTCATGGGGAAAGGAGGGAAGGTTATTGAGAAGATTAGGAAGGAGAGTGGCGCCAAGATTAGGGTTCTACCGAGGGAGCAACTGCCGGCTTGCGCATTGCCGTCAGATGAAGTCGTACAG attACAGGAGATGCTGGGGCTGTTAAAAAAGCACTTCTTGCTGTTTCCTGTTGCATCCAAGAAAATTCACCAACTGACAGAGCACAGCTTGTTGTGAGCCGACCCGTAGCGGCTCCTCATGGGGCTTTTCCTGATGCCCAGGGGGAGCATCACTTGCATAGGGGTTCGTTGCTACCACCTACCCCGGGCGGCTATGTTGATTATGCTGCCAGAGGTCGTCCATTGCCAACCCCAGTTGATGGGTTATCTATGCTGGACCAAAAAAAGGCGCAGCAAGAAGTTGCATTCAGATTTTTGTGTTCCAATGATAAAGTTGGGGGTGTAATTGGCAAGGGAGGGACCATTGTCAAGGCACTGCAGAATGAAACTGGCGCTTGTATAAGTGTTGGATCTTCAGTAGCTGAGTCAGAGGAGCGTGTCATCACCGTTTCTGCTATGGAG GATCCAGAATCACGATACTCCCCAGCACAAAATGCTGTTGTCCGCGTTTTTGTTAGATCTGTAGAGGCAGGCATGGAAAAAGGACTTGACTCGGGCTTAGGAAAGGGAGCACATATTTCTGCCCGGCTTCTAGTACCATCAAATCAAATTGGTTGCTTGATGGGCAAAGGAGGCACAGTGATAGCAGAAATGAGGAAGGTGACTGGTGCAGGCATCCGGATAATAGGAGGCGATCAGGTCCCGAAATGTgcttcagaaaatgatgaagtggTACAG ATTAATGGCGACTTTGGGAATGTTCAGGATGCTTTATTTCATGTTACTGGTAGATTGCGTGATAATGTTCTTCCCACTAAAGCTATGAATGGTTCTGGAGCTGGTATTTACCCTTCAACCATTCCGGAGACTGCTTCCTATGGAAGAGCAAGGGAACCTACCTCTCCCAGGCTGTATCCATCATTGGGTTTCTCCAACAGGCTTGATTATCATACTACTTTAACCCATGGTATAGATCACCTTGGACTTTCTCGCAACATTGACCGTCCTCCATCCCCAAAGTCATGGCCGTCACAG GCAGTGGGGGGTCTGGATCCCAGGAGCATCCCGATTCCAGACATTGGAAGATCATTGCCATCCCTGAGAGGCGGGATGGAACTTGGCAG CGGAAGTAAATCTGCTATCGTAATGAATACTACTATGGAGATTGTAGTTCCTGAGCATGTTATTGGTGCTGTCTATGGTGAAAATGGTAGTAACCTGAGCCGAATAAGACAG ATCTCCGGTGCAAAAGTCATAGTGCATGATCCGCGTCCTGGTACAAGAGATGGGATGGTCATCATATCTGGGACACCTGATCAGACGCAAGCAGCACAGAGCCTTCTTCAAGCTTTCATACTAAGCTGA
- the LOC131218707 gene encoding KH domain-containing protein HEN4-like isoform X2, giving the protein MELPFLSSNPAKRPFEAHDSIPTPYAHSANGAFKRRPKPPPPPIVLSPGHAAFRLLCPISKIGGIIGKSGSVVNLIRNETGAKIRVEDPVPACDERVILVVGPTAKMTGAKAHPTDGDGTDGGEGGRDASPAQEALVRVFGRVLEVDAEMEVSAGGGAVSCRLLVPTGQVGPVMGKGGKVIEKIRKESGAKIRVLPREQLPACALPSDEVVQITGDAGAVKKALLAVSCCIQENSPTDRAQLVVSRPVAAPHGAFPDAQGEHHLHRGSLLPPTPGGYVDYAARGRPLPTPVDGLSMLDQKKAQQEVAFRFLCSNDKVGGVIGKGGTIVKALQNETGACISVGSSVAESEERVITVSAMEDPESRYSPAQNAVVRVFVRSVEAGMEKGLDSGLGKGAHISARLLVPSNQIGCLMGKGGTVIAEMRKVTGAGIRIIGGDQVPKCASENDEVVQAVGGLDPRSIPIPDIGRSLPSLRGGMELGSGSKSAIVMNTTMEIVVPEHVIGAVYGENGSNLSRIRQISGAKVIVHDPRPGTRDGMVIISGTPDQTQAAQSLLQAFILS; this is encoded by the exons ATGGAACTCCCGTTCCTGTCCTCCAACCCAGCCAAACGCCCTTTCGAGGCGCACGATAGCATCCCCACTCCCTACGCCCACAGCGCCAACGGCGCATTTAAGCGCCGGCCCAAACCTCCTCCTCCCCCCATCGTCCTCTCCCCGGGCCACGCTGCCTTCCGCCTCCTCTGCCCAATCTCCAAGATCGGCGGCATCATCGGCAAGTCCGGCAGCGTTGTCAATCTCATCCGCAATGAGACCGGCGCCAAGATCCGCGTCGAGGATCCCGTCCCTGCCTGTGATGAGCGCGTCATCCTCGTCGTGGGCCCCACCGCTAAGATGACAGGCGCAAAGGCCCACCCGACTGACGGTGATGGGACGGATGGAGGGGAGGGCGGGCGCGATGCGTCTCCAGCTCAGGAGGCTCTGGTTAGGGTTTTTGGCAGGGTTTTGGAGGTCGATGCGGAAATGGAGGTGTCCGCTGGTGGTGGGGCCGTTTCCTGCAGGCTGCTGGTGCCAACGGGGCAGGTGGGGCCGGTCATGGGGAAAGGAGGGAAGGTTATTGAGAAGATTAGGAAGGAGAGTGGCGCCAAGATTAGGGTTCTACCGAGGGAGCAACTGCCGGCTTGCGCATTGCCGTCAGATGAAGTCGTACAG attACAGGAGATGCTGGGGCTGTTAAAAAAGCACTTCTTGCTGTTTCCTGTTGCATCCAAGAAAATTCACCAACTGACAGAGCACAGCTTGTTGTGAGCCGACCCGTAGCGGCTCCTCATGGGGCTTTTCCTGATGCCCAGGGGGAGCATCACTTGCATAGGGGTTCGTTGCTACCACCTACCCCGGGCGGCTATGTTGATTATGCTGCCAGAGGTCGTCCATTGCCAACCCCAGTTGATGGGTTATCTATGCTGGACCAAAAAAAGGCGCAGCAAGAAGTTGCATTCAGATTTTTGTGTTCCAATGATAAAGTTGGGGGTGTAATTGGCAAGGGAGGGACCATTGTCAAGGCACTGCAGAATGAAACTGGCGCTTGTATAAGTGTTGGATCTTCAGTAGCTGAGTCAGAGGAGCGTGTCATCACCGTTTCTGCTATGGAG GATCCAGAATCACGATACTCCCCAGCACAAAATGCTGTTGTCCGCGTTTTTGTTAGATCTGTAGAGGCAGGCATGGAAAAAGGACTTGACTCGGGCTTAGGAAAGGGAGCACATATTTCTGCCCGGCTTCTAGTACCATCAAATCAAATTGGTTGCTTGATGGGCAAAGGAGGCACAGTGATAGCAGAAATGAGGAAGGTGACTGGTGCAGGCATCCGGATAATAGGAGGCGATCAGGTCCCGAAATGTgcttcagaaaatgatgaagtggTACAG GCAGTGGGGGGTCTGGATCCCAGGAGCATCCCGATTCCAGACATTGGAAGATCATTGCCATCCCTGAGAGGCGGGATGGAACTTGGCAG CGGAAGTAAATCTGCTATCGTAATGAATACTACTATGGAGATTGTAGTTCCTGAGCATGTTATTGGTGCTGTCTATGGTGAAAATGGTAGTAACCTGAGCCGAATAAGACAG ATCTCCGGTGCAAAAGTCATAGTGCATGATCCGCGTCCTGGTACAAGAGATGGGATGGTCATCATATCTGGGACACCTGATCAGACGCAAGCAGCACAGAGCCTTCTTCAAGCTTTCATACTAAGCTGA